TCCGCTCCCGTAGAAGTCCGCGTTCTCGACCTTCACTCGGCGGCCTGCCGTCACGATACGGCCCATCCCCAGCGTCTTCGGGTCAGAAGACGCAGGTCCAGTCAGGGATGGTGCCGTCGGCCCGATAGTTCACCCGTGCGACGACCGTGGACTCCTGTTTGATGCGACGGGCGAGTTCTCTGCCTCTCTCCAACCAGGCGTTCTCGCTCTCGGGGGTGGGAAAGACCGAGGCCCGGGTGTCGGCGGGCTGGTAGATCGCCTGGAATTCCTCGTCCCAGGCGGCGATGTCCCGGGTCAGCTCCCAGCCGAGTCCGAGGAAGTCGGCGGCCTCCTCGATCGAGTGGTTGTAGTCCTCGCCCTCGCCTGCGTCGTAGTAGAAGGGGTCCTCCTGCCATCCCGCAAGGATGGCGACGTCGACTGTCATCGTCACTCACTTTCGGTGCGGGTGCGGCCGGAGCCTACGTCTCCTCGGTATGGGGTGGGCGCCGATGATGCCACCGTCATCGGCAACGGTGACGGCCACCCGACGAATCTCGCCGTCGAAGTCCACCTCGTACACCGGCCGATCCCGGCCGCTGTAGCCGACCACGACCCCACGCTCGAGAGCCGCGAACACGAGAGCCGGAATCCTCTCGCGTGGGACTCCCATCCTCTCGAATGCGCCCCGCTTCTGCGGCTCCAGAATATGATCCAGTCCTTTGCGCGGGGCCGCGTTCCAACCAGACGGTGCGCCCGTCGCGAAGCCTTGTCATCCGCACGACCTTCGTCCGGTCGATGTCGGCACCCGTCCGATCCAGGTACTCCATCCACTCCGCATACCGCCCCGTGGGGTCGGCTATCTCGGGGTCAATCAAGCGTGGACCGTCCTCCGGGTCTTCTCGGCCGGATTCGGGCTCTCCTCTTCCAAGTGACGCCGTCTCACCAAGACGAAGCCCGGCAACACTCCAGCAGTACCCGTCGATGATCTGCTGTGCCTCGGCGAGCGCTGCCTCCGCAAGGCGAACCTCCTCGGCCGCAGCATCACCACACTCCCGAATCCACTCGACATGTGGCCAGACGGAGATCCGGGTGGCAGGCCGGAAGATCCCCGCCCCATCGTCGATCGCGGTGTGCGCCATCGCGCAGGCGGCGCGGGCTTCGATCAGCAGACACCTCTACATCCTGCCGTTCTCAACGACTCCTGTCAGTGTCGCGGAGTTCCCCTTCACTTACTTCAGGGTGCCGCCTTCTGACCGCAACGTACCGGCTGTGGAGATCGTCTATGTGGAACAAGTCCACCACGGCGATTACCTCGATGGCGCCGCTGACATCGCTGTTTACGGTGGGGTGTGGAGCGGCCTCCTGGGATCGGCTCTCGACACAGCGAGGTCTCACGAGTTCCTACTTCAAGCCGCTACGCAGTACGAAGACTCATCCTCGAAGGAGACATGATGATCCCGGTGACCTCCACGCACTGGCGGAAGGCAGCCGCAAGTTCAGGGAACGGCAACAACTGCGTAGAGGTCGGCATCTCCTCGACCTCAGTCGGCATACGCGACACCAAGAACCGGCACGGCGGAACCCTCACCGTCGGCCACGCCACATTCGGGGCCTTACTGACTGCGATCAAAAACGATCGGCTGCACTGAACCTCAGACCGACAAGTCGGCCCTTGACCAGCCCCGGTCGAGGGCCGACCTCGTCAGCAACGTCGAAGTCTCGCGATTCGTCCACCGAGGTGATCGCACCGGACTCCGCTACACCTTCGCCGTGGATGATTGACCCGTGACCGCACGAACACGCGGAACGCTCCTGTTGGCCGTCCTCGCGCTGGCCTGGGGGTCGAACTTCCTCTGGATCAAGATCGCCCTGGCGGGGTTCGACCCCGTCACGCTGACGTTCGGCCGACTCGCCCTCGGCGCCCTCGTCCTGTTCGCCATCGTCGGAGCGCGACGGCTATCCCTGCCCCGTGATGCCGCGACGTGGGGACACCTCACCATCGCGGCCCTGCTGGCCAACGCCGCGCCCTACCTGCTGTTCGCGGTCGGGGAGACCCGGGTCGACTCCGGCATCGCGGGAGCGCTCAATGCCACCACCCCGCTCTGGACCCTGCTCCTGGCATTGGCGCTACGCGCTCAGAACAGACCGACTGTGGCCCAGGCTGCCGGGTTCTTCCTCGGCTTCCTCGGCTGTCTGCTCATCTTCCAGCCCTGGACCACGCACGGGATCGATCTCGCAGGCGCGCTCAGCTGCCTGGCCGCCGCGTTCTCCTACGCAGTGAGCTACCTCTACATCGGCCGCCACCTCGCGCCAAGGACTCTCTCCCCGGTCACGCTGTCCGCCTGCCAACTCCTCGCCGCCACCGGCTGGCTGGCACTGGCGCTGCCTTTCGGGGACGTCGCCACGACCACTGTCACCGCCCCGGCCGTCGCGGCCCTCCTCATCCTCGGCGTGCTGGGCACCGGCCTGGCCTACATCGTCAACTACGCCCTCATCCGCACCGACGGAGCACCGCAGGCCTCCCTCGTCTCCTACCTGCTGCCCGCGATATCCGTCGTGCTCGGCGCACTGTTCCTCGGCGAGCCGCTGGCCGGGACACTCGTCGGCGTCATCGTGATCCTCTTCGGCGTCGCGTTGTCTCGCCGGAGAACTCGTTCAGCTGCGTGAGCCTGCGCAGGCTCGTCCCGTTCCAATGACGGTCCCAGGAACGCTGACCGCCACCACACCGACGAACTGGAGCGCATCGCACCAGGAGATCGACGTCCTGCTGCCGGATCTCGCCGCGCGACGGGGTCACGCCGCGTGGGCATCGCTCCGGCAGCGTCGCCAGTAGTCAGTGGTGCGCTGATCCAGCTACGGCTGTGCCTGAGCGACGCCGTGCCGCAGGTCGTCAACCCGCGACACACCCGACCTGGTGCACCTCCTCGAGCCGGCCCGATCAAGGGCGAGGGGCGCCACGGCCGTCGTCCGGTCAGTCCCGCGCGGCGGCCTCGCGGACGTGCCGCGCGATCAGCGCGTAGACCCGACGGGCCTTCGCCTGGTCGCGGACGTCGTAGCCGTGGTCGGCCTGCGGCACGTCGTGGTGCTCCCGCAGCGCGCCGACCTCGCGTAAGCGCCGCGAATACCGCAGGCCCTCCGCATAGAGCAGGTCGTACTCCGGCGTGATCACCAGCGCCGGGGCGATGCCGGTGAGATCCGTCGTGTCGCTCGGCGCGGCAGGCGAGGCCAGACGATCGGCGGCCAGGTTTCGGCCGGGCACGTAGGAGTGGTCGAAGACGTCGCCCATCCAGGGGCGCAGCATCGGCTTGGCGATCACCGAGGTCTTCTGTCCGGCCGGAACGGTGAGATCGAGCACCGGATAGTGCAGGGCCTGCAGGGCGATCGCGGGCCCACCCTGCTCCCAGGCCTGGCGGGCCGCAGCCGCCGCGAGCGCCCCGCCCGCGCTCTGGCCGCCGACCGTGAGCCTGCCGCCGTCCCAGCCGTGCTCGGCACCATGGTCGGCGATCCACCGGACGGCCTCGAACGCCTGGTGGACGGGCGCGGGGAACCGGTGCTGCGGCGCCACCACGTAGTCGACGTTGACGACGACCACGCCCGCCTCGGCCGCCAGGTACCGGCACAACGGATCGTCGAGCCACACTCCGGGCATGACGAACCCGCCGCCGTGGAAGTTCACGTGCACGGGCGGCCGCGCGATGCCCGCCGCAGGGCGGTAGACCACGGCGCGAGCAGGCGCGATCGTCGTGGGGATCGTGATGTCGCGTGTGTCGCCGGGCAGCTCGGGAAAGACGGCTCTGGTGCGACGGGTCACCGAGCCCTCGCTCCACCGCACCAGGCCCTGCATGATCCGAGCCGAGAACGCGGCGGCACCGGGTGTGCCGAGCATCGACATGTCTCCTCCATACGCCCGTCGGTCGCTTCATCGTCCCCGCGCCGGGCGATTCAGTGTGTGGCGCTGGCGCCGAGTCGTTCGCTGTCTCCTGCGTCGTTCGTCGTCGGCAGTTCGCCACCGCTCGGCCACCGGAGTCCCCGACCCGCCCACGCCGTCGACGGCCTC
The Actinoalloteichus fjordicus DNA segment above includes these coding regions:
- a CDS encoding alpha/beta hydrolase fold domain-containing protein; its protein translation is MLGTPGAAAFSARIMQGLVRWSEGSVTRRTRAVFPELPGDTRDITIPTTIAPARAVVYRPAAGIARPPVHVNFHGGGFVMPGVWLDDPLCRYLAAEAGVVVVNVDYVVAPQHRFPAPVHQAFEAVRWIADHGAEHGWDGGRLTVGGQSAGGALAAAAARQAWEQGGPAIALQALHYPVLDLTVPAGQKTSVIAKPMLRPWMGDVFDHSYVPGRNLAADRLASPAAPSDTTDLTGIAPALVITPEYDLLYAEGLRYSRRLREVGALREHHDVPQADHGYDVRDQAKARRVYALIARHVREAAARD
- a CDS encoding DMT family transporter, whose protein sequence is MTARTRGTLLLAVLALAWGSNFLWIKIALAGFDPVTLTFGRLALGALVLFAIVGARRLSLPRDAATWGHLTIAALLANAAPYLLFAVGETRVDSGIAGALNATTPLWTLLLALALRAQNRPTVAQAAGFFLGFLGCLLIFQPWTTHGIDLAGALSCLAAAFSYAVSYLYIGRHLAPRTLSPVTLSACQLLAATGWLALALPFGDVATTTVTAPAVAALLILGVLGTGLAYIVNYALIRTDGAPQASLVSYLLPAISVVLGALFLGEPLAGTLVGVIVILFGVALSRRRTRSAA
- a CDS encoding DUF397 domain-containing protein, which produces MMIPVTSTHWRKAAASSGNGNNCVEVGISSTSVGIRDTKNRHGGTLTVGHATFGALLTAIKNDRLH
- a CDS encoding Scr1 family TA system antitoxin-like transcriptional regulator, translating into MAGRKIPAPSSIAVCAIAQAARASISRHLYILPFSTTPVSVAEFPFTYFRVPPSDRNVPAVEIVYVEQVHHGDYLDGAADIAVYGGVWSGLLGSALDTARSHEFLLQAATQYEDSSSKET